The following proteins come from a genomic window of Paenibacillus spongiae:
- a CDS encoding response regulator transcription factor, whose product MSHETILLVDDEPEIIQLMKIYLLNEGYTLHTASSGVEALSILDKEAVDLIVMDIMMPEMDGFDACMKIRECNQMPIIFLSAKGQEVDKIKGLSIGADDYVTKPFSPLELVARIKSHLRRYHKYAPSDRTQGEDIVEIDDLVINVSTHEVTVDERPVKLTPREFAILLLLARNQGIVMSMEHIYEKIWKDTFMDSNNTVMVHIRKIREKIEMDPRKPRYIKTVWGVGYKIDKLS is encoded by the coding sequence ATGAGTCACGAAACCATCCTGTTGGTGGACGATGAGCCGGAAATTATCCAATTGATGAAAATTTATTTACTGAACGAGGGCTATACCTTGCATACGGCGAGCAGCGGTGTAGAAGCACTTAGCATTCTGGACAAGGAAGCGGTCGATCTGATCGTGATGGATATCATGATGCCGGAGATGGACGGCTTCGACGCTTGCATGAAGATCAGGGAGTGCAACCAGATGCCGATTATTTTTCTGTCCGCCAAAGGACAGGAGGTCGATAAAATCAAAGGGCTGAGCATCGGAGCCGACGATTACGTCACCAAGCCGTTCAGCCCGCTGGAGCTGGTCGCGCGGATCAAATCCCATTTGCGCCGGTATCACAAATATGCGCCATCGGACCGAACGCAGGGCGAAGATATCGTGGAGATCGACGATTTGGTCATTAATGTCTCGACGCATGAGGTGACGGTCGACGAGCGGCCGGTCAAACTAACGCCACGCGAGTTCGCGATCCTGCTGCTGCTTGCTCGGAATCAAGGGATCGTAATGAGCATGGAGCATATCTACGAGAAGATTTGGAAGGATACGTTCATGGATTCGAACAACACCGTAATGGTGCATATCCGCAAAATACGCGAAAAAATCGAGATGGATCCCCGAAAGCCGCGATATATTAAGACCGTCTGGGGCGTCGGGTACAAAATCGATAAGTTATCTTAG
- a CDS encoding sensor histidine kinase, translating to MNRKLARTFLWKVLFAFLASLSALGLVLLIGYYAAGLLLYFDPTSSWFLTTLLRWVIHNIGSIPVMSVTGVILFLVLFFYFSRSIIAYIEEITYGLREIADGKLTHRIPVKSADELGVVADIINHMAERLRQSIEEERSAVKAKNDLITGVSHDLRTPLTSIIGFLEYMENDRCRDEVEYRFYVNIVYGKALSLKKLIDDLFEYTRVTSNEIPLHFERLDVGSVLRQLADEFVPMFERAGMTYHIKAGAEPLYIQADSDELVRVYENLFTNTIRYAKEGKRLDIEIASDEQDVVVTFRNYGAPIPAMDLPYVFERFYRVDKSRSKDTGGSGLGLAITKSIVELHGGTITVTSNKRQTEFVTRFPKADKGEEPS from the coding sequence TTGAATAGAAAACTGGCGCGCACCTTTCTGTGGAAAGTGCTGTTTGCCTTCTTGGCCAGCTTGTCGGCGCTCGGTCTCGTGCTGCTGATCGGCTATTACGCGGCGGGACTGCTGCTGTACTTTGATCCGACTTCATCGTGGTTCTTAACCACCCTGCTGCGCTGGGTGATTCATAATATCGGGTCGATCCCGGTGATGTCGGTCACGGGCGTGATCTTGTTCTTGGTTCTCTTCTTTTACTTTTCGAGAAGCATCATCGCTTACATCGAGGAGATCACGTATGGCTTGCGGGAGATCGCGGACGGCAAGCTGACGCACCGGATTCCGGTGAAATCCGCGGACGAGCTCGGCGTCGTCGCGGATATTATCAACCATATGGCGGAGCGCTTGAGGCAATCGATCGAAGAGGAACGGAGCGCGGTAAAGGCCAAGAACGACCTGATCACCGGCGTATCCCACGATCTGCGGACGCCGCTTACGTCGATCATCGGCTTCCTGGAATATATGGAGAACGACCGGTGCCGGGATGAGGTGGAATACCGGTTCTACGTGAATATCGTCTACGGGAAAGCGCTCAGCTTGAAGAAGCTGATCGACGACTTGTTCGAATATACAAGGGTGACAAGTAATGAGATTCCGCTGCATTTCGAACGGCTGGATGTGGGCAGCGTCTTGCGCCAGCTGGCCGATGAATTCGTGCCGATGTTCGAGCGGGCGGGCATGACCTATCATATTAAAGCGGGAGCGGAGCCGCTCTACATTCAGGCCGATTCGGACGAGCTGGTCCGGGTGTATGAGAATTTATTCACGAATACGATCCGCTATGCAAAGGAAGGGAAACGGCTGGATATTGAGATCGCGTCCGACGAGCAGGATGTCGTCGTAACCTTCCGCAACTACGGAGCTCCGATACCGGCTATGGATTTGCCGTATGTATTCGAGCGGTTCTATCGCGTGGACAAGTCCCGCTCGAAGGATACGGGCGGAAGCGGGCTCGGGCTTGCCATCACCAAGAGCATCGTGGAGCTGCACGGCGGCACGATTACCGTCACGAGCAACAAGCGCCAGACGGAGTTCGTGACCCGCTTCCCGAAGGCGGACAAGGGCGAGGAGCCTTCGTAA
- a CDS encoding transglycosylase domain-containing protein gives MGLRRVGYTVFDLAVAGALIALAAALYAHIAGEAVAQQHAGKLRVGSNSIITDRHGSEIAVMAGADTGFREEAKLSEMPRLLLDAFVATEDRRFYRHEGIDWIGIARAIRSNLSEGHLSQGGSSITQQLARTVFLDNRKSFIRKLNEAGIAMALERSLSKERLLELYLNHIYFGRQQVGVKAAARRYFGISDLHQLQLWQIATLAAIPKAPSRYNPVDNYAKSKERRKVVLALMHEQGLISRQQQLEAAAVDYVPPQSSGRINRYAAYTDYVIREAADLTGISQDELLTGGYTIETGLDQNAQQAAEEAFADKKHFPKDGKDQIVQGSAVVLDHRTGELRALVGGRNYAAGDYNRADRMLRQPGSAFKPIIVYGPALETGKFRADTILPDKKMTYRSYQPENGGGVYRGSVTMAEAVRLSINSPAVWLLHEVGLSKAMRFAGALGIELGDRDESLGLALGGLHQGVSPLAMAQAYGAFANSGVLVQAHAVRMIKDSHGRVVYEHPLRAKQVMSQGTAASMTAMLRSAVETGTGKQAKLPGRWVAGKTGTTQLGLSGVTEKANRDLWFAGYTSELTAAVWMGFDQSNRDNYLTDSSAVAARMFAAIMRGTR, from the coding sequence ATGGGCTTGAGAAGAGTCGGTTATACGGTATTTGATCTGGCTGTGGCCGGCGCGTTAATCGCGCTGGCTGCCGCTTTGTATGCCCATATTGCCGGGGAAGCCGTCGCGCAGCAGCATGCCGGTAAGCTCCGCGTCGGCAGCAATAGCATCATTACCGACCGGCATGGCAGCGAAATTGCGGTAATGGCCGGGGCGGATACCGGCTTCCGAGAGGAAGCAAAGCTGTCCGAGATGCCGAGGCTGCTGCTGGATGCCTTCGTAGCGACCGAAGACCGCCGGTTCTACCGGCACGAAGGCATCGATTGGATCGGAATCGCCAGAGCCATTCGCAGCAATCTGTCGGAGGGGCACTTGTCCCAAGGCGGCAGCAGCATTACGCAGCAGCTCGCCAGAACGGTATTTCTGGACAACCGCAAGAGCTTTATTCGTAAGCTTAACGAAGCGGGCATTGCGATGGCATTGGAGAGAAGCCTGTCGAAGGAGAGGCTGCTGGAGCTATATCTCAACCATATTTATTTCGGCCGGCAGCAGGTCGGGGTCAAAGCGGCGGCTCGGCGGTATTTTGGCATAAGCGATCTGCACCAGCTGCAGCTTTGGCAGATTGCGACATTGGCGGCCATACCGAAGGCGCCTTCCCGTTACAACCCGGTCGATAACTACGCGAAGAGCAAGGAGAGGCGGAAGGTCGTGCTTGCCTTGATGCATGAGCAGGGGCTGATCAGCCGCCAGCAGCAGCTGGAAGCGGCTGCGGTGGATTACGTTCCTCCGCAGTCAAGCGGCCGAATCAACCGTTATGCGGCCTATACCGATTATGTGATCCGGGAGGCCGCCGATCTAACAGGGATTTCGCAAGATGAACTGCTTACCGGCGGCTATACGATCGAAACGGGATTGGACCAGAATGCTCAGCAGGCGGCGGAAGAGGCATTCGCCGACAAGAAGCATTTTCCTAAGGACGGGAAGGATCAGATCGTACAGGGCAGCGCGGTTGTTCTGGATCATCGCACCGGGGAGCTTCGGGCGCTGGTGGGAGGCCGGAATTACGCGGCTGGCGATTATAATCGGGCGGACCGTATGCTGCGGCAGCCCGGTTCGGCATTCAAGCCGATCATCGTTTATGGTCCTGCGCTGGAGACGGGGAAGTTCAGAGCGGACACGATCCTCCCGGATAAGAAGATGACCTATCGTTCGTATCAGCCGGAGAACGGGGGAGGCGTGTACCGCGGCTCCGTCACGATGGCGGAGGCGGTGCGGTTATCCATCAATTCGCCGGCTGTGTGGCTGCTTCATGAAGTGGGGCTATCCAAGGCGATGCGGTTTGCCGGGGCGCTGGGGATCGAACTCGGGGACCGGGATGAGAGCTTGGGCTTGGCGCTCGGGGGACTGCACCAGGGCGTCTCGCCGCTTGCGATGGCGCAGGCCTACGGGGCATTCGCCAATAGCGGTGTGCTCGTTCAAGCCCATGCGGTCCGCATGATTAAGGATTCGCATGGACGGGTCGTGTATGAGCATCCCTTGCGTGCCAAGCAGGTTATGTCCCAGGGGACGGCTGCGTCCATGACGGCTATGCTTCGAAGCGCGGTGGAAACCGGGACCGGGAAGCAGGCGAAGCTTCCGGGCAGATGGGTCGCGGGCAAGACGGGCACGACTCAGCTTGGGCTTAGCGGCGTGACGGAGAAGGCTAACCGGGACCTCTGGTTCGCAGGCTATACCTCCGAATTGACCGCTGCGGTATGGATGGGCTTCGACCAGAGCAACCGTGACAATTATTTGACGGATTCCAGCGCTGTGGCGGCCCGGATGTTCGCTGCAATCATGCGTGGAACCCGGTAG